The following is a genomic window from bacterium.
TCCCCATCCCAAGAGTCACTGGAGTGAGTTATCCATCTACATCCCGCCGGAGGAGGACTGACACTTCCTGAAGAATATTCACTGTTACTTCCCAAGCCGATATGTAAGGTGCTGTCATTGTTTATATCCCAGACCTTGCTGCCATCAATAGGCACACCTCGACTCACCAACGTCGAAACAACCAGGTCAAGACGATTGACCGCCGCCACTTTACTTAAGGGATCATCCCCATCCGGGCCATCGCCTACTCGAATTTTCCCGCCGCCTGCCTTTTGAAGAGCTATATATACATAGTCAAGGACAGCACGAATTACTGCCCCCTGACAGACGTCACGGTAGTGAGCCTGGACCAAGTTGGGTTTTACTAATACCTTATTGTGACTACTGTCTATCAGGTTCCCCAACGGATTCCAGCTTGACGTCCCAAAACCTTCGGGGCTAAGCAATCGAAAGGCCTCCCGCACCATAAGGTAGACTTTATTGTCAGGATCATTATTGGTGGAGCTATAGGGATATTCGGGGTAGATCTCGGGCGGATCAAAAGGCGGGTTGTTCATCCGGTAAGCTGAGTCGTCATCATCAGGGAGGGTAGCGTCTTTGACTAAGGCCACTACCGTCTCCTTACCTGTTCCCTGGGCCAAGGCATCGTCCGCCGGAAAGAGGCCACCAGGCACCCTTCTCGCCATAAGATCGAGAGAAGCACCTATGGTCGTTGCCGCGCCTATTGTGCCGGCCATCTGCAAGAATTCCCGCCGGGTTATACCTCTGCCTTCTTTTTTCTGGCTGGCCATGCGTTAGGTGTCCTCCTTATCGCGGCCGGACGTTTATGCCTATACTCGTCTTCGCCGTAGTTTCCCTTGGCTGAGGCTTAGCTCCGGAAGATATCATCCCGAGCGAATGAATGGCCCCACGCTTCACCCGGGGGTTCACACCCGGCGCCGTGGCTATCTCAGAAAGACGTTCCTTCAGGTGCGATACCTTCGGGAAAGCGCCCAGACACCAAGCGGCGTTGACAGATACCTCGAGGTCTGTATGATTAAGATATTTCAAGATCACAGGGCCTGCCCCTGGTGTCCGCCAGGCCTTCAAACAGGTCATGCAGTTAATAAGTGTAGCCGGGTCTGTTTCCCCTTTCATATGGGTGAGCACTTCCTTGCCTGCTTCTTGGGCCCCACATTGCCAGAGAAGATAAGACGCCTGGCGCCGAACCACGGCCCGTTCATCTTTACCTAATACACTCACCAGGAATTCCCTCACCTCTGATCCGGCGCCCAGAAAGGTCTTCACCCCCTTCTGCCAGCGAGTGCCATCACCTGAGGCCATATCCATAAGGGCCGCCTCCCAGACAGAGGCCTCTTTTCCACATCCGGCGCTAACCAAAGACCCCGAAATACCGAGAAGATACGAGGCTTCCTTGTGGTAATTGTTGGCCTTTTCTCGTCTCATCTTTCCCCCCTCCTCAAACAACGTCTTATCTTAAAACGTAACCGTTCATCACATGATACTGGATGCTCGATGCTCGATACTTGATCCTCGATGCTCGATGCTCGATACTCGATATTGGTAAAGCCTCCAGTATCGAGGATCGAGCATCCAGTATCGAGTATCGAGCCTCCAGTATCGAGGATCGAGGTTGTGTCTTTGTGCCTTGGTGGCTGAACGGTTACCTCTTATCTTAAAACTACCATTTTTCGAATCGCCACAAACCCCCCTGTCTTGAGTTCGTAAAAATAGACGCCGGAGGCCACTTCCATCCCCGCCATATCTTTTCCATCCCAGTAAGCAGCCTTTCCTGGCCTGGTGTATTCTCCGGGCAGAGTTATCCCCACGTCCATAGTCCGGATCAGCCTTCCAGATAGATCATAAATGTGAATAACTACCCTCTCCTCTTTACTTAGGGTGAAGGGAATCCAGGTTTCAGGATTAACCGGATTGGGATAGTTCTGAAGAAGTTTGGTGGCCGAGGGGATAGCTTCTTCTATCAGGCTGACTAACAAGGCCCTTATTCGGGTAATGGCTTCGCTTTCAGGGATGTCCCGGATAAACCGGAAGATAGTTTGATAAGCATCTAAGGCTGAGAAGTCAGAGGTCCATCCAGGATTTAGAGCGGCCGCCCCTTGCCCCGGCGACCGGCTTAACCCCCAATTAACACCAATCACAATAACTTCTCTTTCATCGACGGCCCCGTCCCCATTGGCATCAGCATAAGTGGCTTCTACCGGCACCCAGACAGGAGAAGGCTGACCCGCCCAGTTAGAGGAGGCATTGGGTCTGGATGGTCCCGTGAGAAGCCAGTAAGAAGCAATGGGTAAGATATCGATTTCATTAACGCTCCCATCGTTATTCAGATCACCAGGCCAAACAGGGAGATCAGTCACCGTCATTCGGGCCGGGAAAGAATAGTGCTCGATAGGCTGATCTCCGGAATCTTTAGCGGTTATTTCATCCAAATAAAGGGTAAGGGTCTCTCCCCCTGCCTGTTCTGAGATCCTGAATTTTAATGACATCAAGCGGCCATATCCATCAAATCCACCATTAAGATTTTTTCGAGATAGACCAATGCGGATCTTACCCTGACTTTCCGGTTCCAACACCGAAAGCAAATCAGACCCCAGGATTCCCTGGGTATCGGCTGAAATCAGGTGGAGGTGTTGGGCGGGGTAGTAAAGACAAAAGGAAATCCCTAATAAATCCGAGACAGAATCGGCTTCATCTCCCACCTCAATATCGACTTCGAACTGGTTGCCGGCCGTCAAACTAACTGGAAAGATCAGACTTATAGGCGCTCCAGGTGGTGGCAGCACCTCCACCGTGGCCGTATCGGTGGCCTGACCGCCCTCGTTCTCCCTTACCTTGAGGCTAACCAAATATGTCCCGGGCAGACTCCGAGTAAAAGAAGGGTTCAATACCGTAGAATCATCGTAGAGGCCATCGCCATCTAAGTCCCAGCTATAACTCAATATATCGTCGTCTGGATCAAAGACCGTTCCGGCTAAACTAATTATTTCCCCCACCCTCCCAGAATAAGGCCCGCCAGCCTCAGCCGTAAGCGGCCTATTAAGGATGGTTACTTCACCCCTGGCCACACCCTGTCCTCCGTTAAGACTAGTGACTCTTAGATAGACAAGACCGGTAAAATCATCATTCCAGATATAGACAGGCCTAGACTCGGAGGCATCATCGTAAGCTCCGTCACCATCCAGATCCCATTCATAGGAGATAATGGCTCCGGCGGTATCAGGATCATAAGAAGCCGACCCATCTAAGGTGATGGAGTCTCCTTCAAACCCAGAGTAAGGGCCATTAATTATGGCTACCGGAGACTCACCAAATACGATCTTTATTGTTCCGCTCTGAGCCGGTGGGGTGATATTAATTACCCCCTCTGAATCGGTCCAATCCACCCCCTCGGCTAGCAAGCTATCATTATGGTAAACTGCTTCCACCTCATATCCTATGTTATTTAAGGTGAAAGAGGCCCCGTTAAGGTAAGAAATAAAACCAAAATCAGAAGAGCTTTCAAAAACAAAGACCGCCGCATCCGTAGTCACAGAACCGTATTCAAATTCACCTGAAGTATACCTCAGACCGATTATATCATAGTCCCCATTGCTTCCGGTGCAGATGACTCCAGGGGCATTGGGACCGCCTATCTTCTCTACATTAAGAGTATCTCCCTTCTCGGGGGAAAAGAGAGTAATAAA
Proteins encoded in this region:
- a CDS encoding PKD domain-containing protein, translated to MRNASLIQDGYNLGVFFPHPDNSLNIVDISTPTRGFYPVEPDIQVSLEGGPQFITLFSPEKGDTLNVEKIGGPNAPGVICTGSNGDYDIIGLRYTSGEFEYGSVTTDAAVFVFESSSDFGFISYLNGASFTLNNIGYEVEAVYHNDSLLAEGVDWTDSEGVINITPPAQSGTIKIVFGESPVAIINGPYSGFEGDSITLDGSASYDPDTAGAIISYEWDLDGDGAYDDASESRPVYIWNDDFTGLVYLRVTSLNGGQGVARGEVTILNRPLTAEAGGPYSGRVGEIISLAGTVFDPDDDILSYSWDLDGDGLYDDSTVLNPSFTRSLPGTYLVSLKVRENEGGQATDTATVEVLPPPGAPISLIFPVSLTAGNQFEVDIEVGDEADSVSDLLGISFCLYYPAQHLHLISADTQGILGSDLLSVLEPESQGKIRIGLSRKNLNGGFDGYGRLMSLKFRISEQAGGETLTLYLDEITAKDSGDQPIEHYSFPARMTVTDLPVWPGDLNNDGSVNEIDILPIASYWLLTGPSRPNASSNWAGQPSPVWVPVEATYADANGDGAVDEREVIVIGVNWGLSRSPGQGAAALNPGWTSDFSALDAYQTIFRFIRDIPESEAITRIRALLVSLIEEAIPSATKLLQNYPNPVNPETWIPFTLSKEERVVIHIYDLSGRLIRTMDVGITLPGEYTRPGKAAYWDGKDMAGMEVASGVYFYELKTGGFVAIRKMVVLR
- a CDS encoding HEAT repeat domain-containing protein; this translates as MRREKANNYHKEASYLLGISGSLVSAGCGKEASVWEAALMDMASGDGTRWQKGVKTFLGAGSEVREFLVSVLGKDERAVVRRQASYLLWQCGAQEAGKEVLTHMKGETDPATLINCMTCLKAWRTPGAGPVILKYLNHTDLEVSVNAAWCLGAFPKVSHLKERLSEIATAPGVNPRVKRGAIHSLGMISSGAKPQPRETTAKTSIGINVRPR